One window of the Candidatus Zixiibacteriota bacterium genome contains the following:
- a CDS encoding BatB protein (fragment) yields the protein MSMRKTMFLFFVLGFAFAASPAAPQGFKSLVNQGNELFKKGDYKKALDLYHQAEADQPENPELYYNIGSALYKEGKYEEATDRLQKSFVTQDIKYEAMAHYNLGDVYFKAGDYQNAIKSFQKSLELNPDDIDAKYNLELARKRLKEQLKPEQNKNNQQKQNQQDQQKQDQDQQDKNKQDQKQEQQNKQDQQKKNEQKQQQQVSQNEMSKEDAERILNALKDDEEEVQKDVRRLQGPSTYEGNDW from the coding sequence ATGAGCATGCGAAAAACGATGTTTCTCTTTTTTGTCCTCGGTTTCGCCTTTGCGGCCTCGCCGGCGGCGCCTCAGGGATTCAAATCGCTCGTGAACCAGGGGAACGAGTTATTCAAAAAGGGTGATTATAAGAAGGCCCTGGATTTGTATCATCAGGCGGAAGCCGATCAGCCGGAAAATCCGGAATTGTATTACAATATCGGAAGCGCCCTGTACAAGGAAGGGAAATATGAAGAAGCGACCGACAGATTGCAGAAGTCATTCGTGACCCAGGACATAAAGTATGAAGCGATGGCTCATTACAATCTCGGCGATGTTTATTTTAAGGCGGGCGATTATCAGAATGCAATAAAATCATTTCAGAAGTCGCTGGAGTTGAATCCCGATGATATCGACGCCAAATATAATCTGGAACTGGCGCGAAAGCGGCTTAAAGAGCAATTGAAACCGGAACAAAATAAAAACAATCAGCAGAAACAGAATCAGCAGGATCAGCAGAAACAGGATCAGGATCAACAAGATAAGAATAAGCAGGACCAGAAGCAGGAACAGCAGAACAAACAGGACCAGCAAAAGAAGAACGAACAAAAACAGCAACAACAGGTCAGCCAGAATGAGATGTCCAAGGAAGACGCGGAGCGAATCTTGAATGCCCTTAAAGACGACGAAGAAGAGGTTCAGAAAGACGTTCGCCGGCTTCAGGGGCCGAGCACATATGAGGGGAACGATTGGTGA
- a CDS encoding BatB protein (fragment), protein MRFAVPSNLILLGLIAVLGIFYIWSISRKKKLLSRFGDLFLIMKNAPYISFARQGGKAALLLAGVLFMVITLSQIQCGTHMEMMKREGIDLVIAVDVSNSMLAQDIKPSRIEKARQEVRGIIDRLKGDRIGLVVFAGDAFIECPLTLDYSAAKIFLDIIDVGLVPRQGTAIGDAIRKATEAFSKMEKKHKVLILLTDGEDQNTDPLGAAEEARKEGVKIYTIGIGSVTGEPIPITNRNGDVIGYKKDRNGEVVVTKLDEMTLQKIALATGGKYYHATPGEMELDKVYDDISKMEKKELEGKLMVQYEDRFQYPLLFGIFVIVLEFFISERRKIKGSK, encoded by the coding sequence ATGCGTTTTGCAGTTCCGTCAAATTTGATTCTTCTGGGCCTGATAGCGGTCCTGGGGATATTTTATATCTGGTCCATAAGCCGCAAGAAGAAATTACTTTCCCGGTTCGGCGATCTATTTCTAATAATGAAGAATGCGCCCTATATATCTTTCGCCCGCCAAGGCGGGAAGGCGGCGCTGCTTCTGGCCGGAGTGCTTTTTATGGTTATTACCCTGTCGCAGATACAGTGCGGTACGCATATGGAAATGATGAAACGGGAGGGGATCGACCTGGTGATCGCGGTTGATGTGTCCAATTCGATGCTGGCTCAGGATATCAAGCCAAGCCGGATAGAAAAGGCCCGCCAGGAGGTGCGGGGGATCATCGACCGGCTCAAGGGAGACCGGATCGGGCTGGTGGTCTTTGCCGGTGACGCCTTCATAGAGTGCCCGCTGACACTCGACTACTCCGCGGCCAAAATATTTCTGGATATAATCGATGTTGGGCTGGTGCCGCGACAAGGGACGGCCATCGGCGATGCCATCCGCAAGGCGACGGAAGCGTTCAGTAAGATGGAGAAGAAACACAAGGTTCTGATACTCCTGACTGACGGGGAGGACCAGAATACCGACCCTCTGGGGGCGGCCGAAGAAGCGCGAAAGGAAGGGGTCAAGATATATACAATCGGCATCGGCTCGGTTACGGGGGAACCAATTCCGATTACCAATCGTAATGGAGATGTGATAGGGTATAAAAAGGACCGCAACGGCGAGGTGGTGGTCACCAAACTGGATGAAATGACGCTCCAGAAAATTGCCCTGGCGACCGGCGGCAAATATTACCACGCTACGCCGGGCGAGATGGAACTGGATAAAGTCTATGATGATATCAGCAAAATGGAGAAGAAGGAATTGGAAGGGAAATTGATGGTGCAATACGAAGACCGCTTCCAATATCCGCTTCTATTCGGTATATTCGTTATCGTATTGGAATTTTTTATATCCGAAAGACGGAAGATTAAGGGTTCGAAATAG
- a CDS encoding Double-transmembrane region protein, whose amino-acid sequence MFRFAGFHITLFNHDIALSALAIFVAGAVILALMIFFEFRKRKAQSASIRYSDLKIIRKAARTGRQKFRFLLSVLRVLALVLLIVAFARPQAGTENREVTSEGIDIMLALDISGSMRAEDFKPENRLYVAKEEIKKFVSKRVSDRIGLVVFSQTSFTQCPLTLDYGVLLNFLDQVKFGMIKDGTAIGMALANCINRLRESPSKTKVIILLTDGVNNAGEIDPLTAATIAKTMGVKIYTIGIGKPGMAMYPIDDPIFGKRYVYQPNEIDEDMLRKIAEKTGGKYFRARSEKELEDIYSDIDKLEKTKIKVNEYTQYKELFPPLVYFGLIFLVLEMVLGQTIFRKIP is encoded by the coding sequence ATGTTTAGATTCGCCGGTTTTCATATTACGCTTTTTAATCATGACATTGCGCTGTCGGCGCTCGCGATTTTTGTGGCCGGAGCCGTGATCCTGGCCCTGATGATATTTTTTGAATTTCGCAAGCGCAAAGCGCAATCGGCCTCGATCAGATACAGCGATTTGAAAATAATCAGGAAAGCGGCCAGAACAGGGCGCCAGAAGTTCCGCTTTCTTTTAAGTGTTCTGCGTGTCCTGGCACTGGTTCTCCTAATCGTGGCCTTTGCGCGTCCCCAGGCCGGAACGGAGAATCGGGAAGTGACGTCCGAGGGAATCGATATCATGCTGGCGCTGGATATTTCCGGCTCCATGCGGGCCGAGGATTTCAAACCGGAGAACCGTCTCTATGTGGCCAAGGAAGAAATAAAGAAATTTGTTTCCAAGCGGGTCAGCGACCGGATCGGGCTGGTGGTATTCTCGCAGACCTCATTTACGCAGTGTCCCCTGACGCTCGATTACGGGGTCCTTCTGAACTTTCTGGATCAGGTGAAATTCGGGATGATAAAGGACGGCACCGCGATCGGCATGGCCCTGGCCAATTGCATCAACCGTCTCAGAGAATCGCCGTCGAAGACCAAAGTGATAATTCTACTCACCGATGGCGTCAATAATGCCGGGGAAATAGATCCCTTGACGGCGGCCACGATTGCCAAGACGATGGGCGTAAAAATATATACTATCGGTATCGGGAAGCCGGGGATGGCTATGTATCCGATCGATGATCCGATTTTCGGGAAAAGATATGTCTATCAGCCGAACGAAATCGACGAAGATATGCTTCGCAAGATAGCCGAAAAAACGGGCGGCAAATATTTCCGGGCCCGTTCCGAAAAGGAACTGGAAGATATTTACAGTGATATCGACAAACTGGAAAAGACCAAAATTAAGGTCAATGAATACACCCAATATAAAGAGCTGTTTCCTCCGTTGGTCTATTTCGGTTTGATATTTTTGGTTCTCGAAATGGTTCTGGGCCAGACCATTTTCAGGAAGATTCCGTAG
- a CDS encoding conserved exported hypothetical protein (Evidence 4 : Unknown function but conserved in other organisms), with protein MRGFNYIIGVLLIAGTSVMAAEKTPVDTVKSAPGISIETSVDRSEIYIGDLIKYTLSIIHDSNIVLTPPPIGANLGAFDVKDYQTDVETKLKDGRIKSESRFVLTTFTTGDYIIPPIPVEFKLPDGTVKYLISEPTPIRVKSLLAEGNDSADIRDIKGPIYFKMKATWPYYMAGIVVILAAAGYYWWWRRRKKLGPAEFIDTRKPWEIAFESLAVLQQKKYVEEGKFKQFYIELTEIIRAYFGRVYRMPVLDMTTDEFLGQIVEKEVDAELFNRLKKFLNHGDMVKFAKLIPEAEKAVADFDEVSAIVETVRQAEMAKPPVIAGMNESAGKSDV; from the coding sequence ATGAGGGGATTTAATTACATAATTGGGGTGTTATTGATTGCCGGAACCAGCGTCATGGCGGCCGAAAAGACGCCGGTTGACACGGTAAAATCGGCGCCGGGAATATCGATCGAGACCTCCGTGGACCGTTCCGAGATTTACATCGGCGATTTGATCAAGTATACGCTGTCGATAATTCACGATTCGAATATCGTTTTGACACCCCCGCCGATTGGGGCCAATCTGGGGGCGTTCGATGTCAAAGATTATCAGACCGATGTCGAGACCAAACTAAAAGACGGCCGGATCAAGAGCGAGAGCCGCTTTGTCCTGACCACCTTCACAACCGGGGATTATATTATCCCGCCGATTCCGGTGGAATTCAAACTGCCTGATGGAACGGTTAAATATCTGATTTCGGAACCGACCCCGATAAGAGTCAAATCGCTTTTGGCCGAAGGGAACGACTCGGCCGACATTCGCGATATCAAGGGGCCGATTTATTTTAAGATGAAAGCTACTTGGCCATATTATATGGCGGGGATTGTCGTAATCCTGGCTGCCGCCGGGTATTACTGGTGGTGGCGCCGGCGAAAGAAACTGGGCCCGGCAGAATTTATCGATACTCGCAAGCCATGGGAGATTGCGTTTGAAAGTCTGGCGGTGTTGCAGCAGAAGAAATATGTCGAAGAGGGGAAATTCAAACAGTTTTATATCGAGTTGACCGAAATCATCAGGGCCTATTTCGGCCGGGTGTACCGGATGCCGGTTCTTGATATGACCACTGATGAATTCCTGGGACAAATCGTTGAAAAAGAGGTCGATGCCGAGCTGTTCAATCGTCTCAAGAAATTTCTTAACCACGGCGACATGGTGAAATTTGCGAAATTGATACCTGAAGCGGAAAAGGCGGTGGCCGATTTCGACGAAGTCTCGGCGATAGTGGAAACGGTTCGTCAGGCCGAGATGGCAAAACCACCGGTTATAGCAGGGATGAACGAAAGCGCGGGGAAAAGCGATGTTTAG
- a CDS encoding membrane hypothetical protein (Evidence 5 : Unknown function), translated as MSRKLRNIILFLLGLHLAVLIVYALFRIIGGDEGVYLAATRAVGLHKALYSDFFFTQMPLLPTVFSSLALWGWKSLWILRGLAVTAGILSAIILFAIVLKLTRNITVSIVALAMYTLSGLIISMHTIYESPVFAHFLCLTTFYFWIRFREREKIRDLIFMGLFLGTLINLRATYIVLLPLYAWSLLTLSQKNRIKRAVWFILALAVPTLPTLRIIASSPTHFWFDNFIFQLYRETDRSAAYFILNKAAIFLRTVSDPHLLIIIALTLISIFLMVRSGRIGTFANIVRMPEGMAVANLILLALVYLVPYPTLRHYFEQYMAFAIIVIALNLENIWRRTADMWGILWRKIGLIILSAAYLLSMILYLAIDIFAVRDRDQRRYLPEVKRVTAKMLELAGPADTVFSEWPLYPFLTGQPVLPYTEIITSQWAMPLDHQGFMYYKLCDSTYLREAIERRTPRLVVAVYETPSYYKQQLNAGYDKLYQANEVSLYRSK; from the coding sequence ATGTCTCGTAAATTAAGAAATATTATCCTTTTTCTTTTGGGGCTGCACCTGGCAGTCCTGATTGTCTATGCCCTCTTTCGAATAATCGGCGGAGATGAAGGGGTCTATCTGGCGGCTACCCGCGCCGTGGGACTTCATAAGGCCCTCTATTCCGATTTCTTCTTTACGCAGATGCCGCTTTTGCCGACAGTGTTTTCGTCGCTGGCACTATGGGGCTGGAAATCGCTCTGGATTCTACGAGGCTTGGCGGTGACGGCGGGCATTTTATCGGCCATAATCCTCTTTGCTATTGTTCTTAAATTAACGCGAAATATTACGGTCTCAATAGTGGCGCTGGCGATGTATACGCTTTCGGGCCTGATTATTTCAATGCATACCATTTATGAATCGCCGGTCTTTGCCCATTTCCTGTGCCTTACCACTTTTTATTTCTGGATCCGATTCAGAGAGAGGGAAAAGATCCGCGATCTGATATTTATGGGCCTGTTTCTAGGGACCTTGATAAATTTGCGTGCCACATATATCGTCCTTTTGCCGCTTTATGCCTGGTCGCTTCTAACGTTATCTCAGAAAAATCGAATCAAACGCGCTGTCTGGTTCATTCTGGCCCTGGCCGTGCCGACGCTCCCGACTTTGCGGATAATCGCCTCCTCGCCGACTCATTTCTGGTTCGATAATTTTATCTTTCAATTGTACCGCGAGACCGACCGAAGTGCGGCGTACTTCATACTTAACAAAGCGGCGATATTTCTCCGCACCGTATCCGATCCGCACCTTCTTATAATCATTGCGTTGACTCTTATATCAATTTTCTTGATGGTCCGCTCCGGGAGAATTGGAACATTCGCCAATATTGTCAGGATGCCGGAAGGGATGGCAGTGGCCAATTTGATTCTTCTGGCACTGGTATATCTGGTTCCTTATCCGACGCTGCGGCACTACTTTGAGCAGTATATGGCATTTGCCATAATTGTCATCGCGCTCAATCTGGAAAATATCTGGCGCCGGACGGCGGATATGTGGGGTATTTTATGGAGAAAGATCGGGCTAATCATTCTTTCGGCGGCGTATCTGCTTTCGATGATACTCTACCTGGCAATTGACATTTTTGCGGTGCGGGACCGCGATCAACGGCGGTATTTGCCGGAGGTCAAGAGAGTCACAGCGAAGATGCTGGAATTGGCGGGTCCGGCCGACACCGTGTTTTCGGAGTGGCCGCTTTATCCGTTTTTGACCGGCCAGCCGGTGCTTCCCTACACCGAAATAATTACATCGCAATGGGCCATGCCGCTCGATCATCAGGGTTTTATGTATTATAAATTATGTGACAGTACTTATCTGAGGGAAGCGATTGAGAGAAGGACCCCAAGGCTGGTGGTCGCGGTTTATGAAACCCCGTCGTATTACAAACAGCAGCTGAACGCGGGTTACGACAAATTGTATCAAGCCAATGAAGTGAGTCTTTACAGGAGCAAATGA
- a CDS encoding conserved hypothetical protein (Evidence 4 : Unknown function but conserved in other organisms): protein MEKSRSTLGIISVILSGLTLIAIIYLAADLQRSKAVRDYSVQKNLAGELADNNLYQASIDQYERILEDPKLDAETSANIHYLIGKIYFENLQDYAKAAAEYVMARSLNPKGSFYDEAGKNLITSLEKMGRMVDAKRELDQEADLNPSQPKKGGTLVAKIGSEPVYLADIDNAIQSLPTEMQKKFLGPEGKKEMLQQYIAVELMYKAAVREGLDRDPAIVKQKEQLEKQLVVEKYATGKILPQINIDTADVHNYYLANKKDKYGDKSYDDVKTQVIMDYQQAKSQRAFSDYIAKLAAMEKVQIFDENLK, encoded by the coding sequence ATGGAAAAGAGCAGATCAACATTAGGCATTATCAGCGTAATATTATCGGGACTGACTCTGATTGCGATCATCTATCTGGCCGCAGATTTGCAGAGGTCAAAAGCCGTTAGGGATTATTCGGTTCAAAAGAATCTGGCCGGGGAATTGGCCGACAATAATTTGTATCAGGCATCGATTGACCAGTATGAAAGGATTCTTGAAGATCCCAAACTGGATGCTGAGACTTCCGCCAATATCCATTACCTCATCGGCAAAATTTACTTCGAGAATCTGCAGGATTACGCCAAGGCGGCGGCCGAATATGTGATGGCCCGTTCCTTGAATCCCAAAGGGAGTTTTTACGATGAAGCGGGCAAAAATCTGATCACCTCACTGGAAAAGATGGGGCGGATGGTCGACGCCAAGCGGGAATTGGATCAGGAAGCCGATCTGAATCCATCGCAACCGAAAAAGGGAGGAACGCTGGTGGCCAAAATAGGTTCGGAGCCGGTTTACTTGGCGGATATCGATAACGCGATTCAAAGCCTTCCGACGGAGATGCAGAAAAAATTTCTCGGGCCGGAGGGGAAAAAGGAAATGCTTCAGCAGTATATCGCGGTGGAACTGATGTACAAAGCGGCGGTCCGGGAGGGGCTGGATCGAGACCCCGCAATAGTAAAACAAAAGGAACAACTGGAAAAACAACTGGTGGTCGAAAAGTACGCCACCGGCAAAATTCTCCCGCAGATAAATATCGATACCGCCGACGTGCACAATTATTACCTGGCCAACAAGAAAGACAAATACGGTGATAAGTCATATGACGACGTCAAAACGCAGGTGATAATGGATTATCAGCAGGCGAAATCGCAGCGGGCCTTTTCCGATTATATCGCCAAACTGGCGGCGATGGAAAAGGTGCAGATATTTGATGAGAATTTGAAATAA
- a CDS encoding conserved hypothetical protein (Evidence 4 : Unknown function but conserved in other organisms) encodes MDQKEIFKKIRRIEIRTKRLVNDLFSGEYHSTFKGRGIEFEEVRQYQPGDDIRLIDWNVTARVGYPYIKKFREERELSVIFLVDMSSSGFFGTKERFKEETAAELCALLAFSAIKNNDKVGMIIFTDRIEKFIPPKKGKGHVLRLIREILYFKPTGTATDIGMALEYFSRVIKKKSVVFLISDFLSEGYLKPLQIANNKHDMIAMKISDPREMKFDNVGMIELEDAETGEVMIIDTASSEFRLDFAQKAEADNFALKRSFKLINMDFINIITDQSYIVPLINFFRMREKRH; translated from the coding sequence ATGGACCAGAAAGAGATATTTAAAAAAATAAGGCGGATTGAAATTCGGACCAAACGCCTGGTCAACGACCTGTTTTCCGGTGAATACCATTCGACATTCAAGGGGCGGGGGATTGAATTCGAGGAAGTCAGGCAATACCAGCCGGGCGATGACATCCGTTTGATCGATTGGAACGTGACGGCCCGGGTCGGCTATCCTTATATCAAGAAATTCCGTGAAGAGAGAGAATTGTCGGTTATCTTTCTGGTCGATATGTCGTCCTCGGGTTTTTTCGGTACCAAGGAGAGATTTAAGGAAGAAACGGCGGCCGAACTTTGCGCCCTTCTCGCTTTCTCGGCCATCAAGAACAATGATAAGGTCGGCATGATAATCTTTACCGACAGGATCGAGAAGTTTATCCCGCCCAAGAAAGGGAAAGGGCATGTTCTCCGCCTGATTCGGGAGATACTCTATTTCAAGCCGACCGGGACCGCGACCGATATCGGGATGGCATTGGAATATTTCAGCCGGGTCATCAAGAAGAAATCGGTCGTATTTTTGATTTCGGACTTTCTTTCCGAGGGATACTTGAAGCCGCTTCAGATCGCCAACAACAAGCATGATATGATTGCGATGAAAATCTCCGACCCGCGGGAAATGAAGTTTGACAATGTCGGGATGATTGAATTGGAGGATGCAGAGACGGGGGAAGTTATGATTATCGATACGGCATCTTCGGAATTCAGGCTCGATTTCGCCCAGAAAGCCGAGGCTGATAATTTCGCTCTGAAAAGATCTTTCAAACTGATAAATATGGATTTCATCAATATCATCACGGATCAATCATATATAGTACCGTTGATTAATTTCTTCAGAATGCGCGAGAAAAGGCATTAG
- a CDS encoding conserved hypothetical protein (Evidence 4 : Unknown function but conserved in other organisms) produces the protein MNKDIEQIQAIVEKESVFVEKLTTQISSIIVGQKYMIERLLIGLLGDGHVLLEGVPGLAKTLAVKTLSDTVNAKFQRIQFTPDLLPADLIGTMIYNPQKGEFSVKKGPIFANIILADEINRAPAKVQSALLEAMQERQVTISDSTYKLDEPFLVLATQNPIEQEGTYPLPEAQVDRFMLKLRITYPSPSEERVIMDRMTVGEVYKVEKVISPEEIIKARKVVSEIYVDDKVKEYIINIVFASREPEKYGLSAIKDLIGYGASPRATIYLNVAAKAHAFLRGRGYITPEDVKAIGLDVLRHRIIVTYEAEAEEKTSDDIVKQIFDTIEVP, from the coding sequence ATGAATAAAGACATCGAACAGATTCAGGCAATTGTTGAAAAGGAATCGGTTTTTGTCGAGAAACTCACAACCCAAATAAGTTCCATAATTGTCGGCCAGAAGTACATGATTGAGAGACTTCTTATCGGTCTTCTGGGTGATGGTCACGTTCTTCTGGAAGGGGTGCCCGGACTGGCCAAAACGCTGGCGGTCAAGACCCTTTCGGATACCGTCAACGCTAAATTCCAACGCATTCAGTTCACGCCCGATCTGCTCCCGGCCGATCTTATCGGGACGATGATTTATAATCCGCAAAAGGGGGAATTTTCGGTCAAGAAAGGACCGATATTCGCCAATATTATTCTGGCCGATGAAATCAATCGTGCCCCGGCGAAAGTCCAATCGGCCCTTCTCGAGGCGATGCAGGAACGCCAGGTCACGATAAGCGACAGCACCTATAAATTAGACGAGCCGTTCCTGGTGCTGGCGACCCAGAATCCGATCGAGCAGGAAGGGACCTATCCTCTCCCGGAGGCGCAGGTGGACCGGTTCATGCTGAAACTGAGAATAACCTATCCGTCGCCGTCCGAAGAGCGGGTCATTATGGACCGGATGACGGTGGGCGAGGTGTACAAAGTCGAGAAAGTTATTTCGCCCGAAGAAATAATCAAGGCGAGGAAAGTCGTTTCGGAGATATATGTGGATGATAAAGTAAAGGAGTATATCATAAACATCGTCTTCGCGAGCCGGGAGCCGGAAAAGTACGGGCTGTCGGCCATAAAAGATTTGATCGGATACGGGGCATCGCCGCGGGCCACGATTTATCTGAATGTTGCCGCCAAGGCTCATGCTTTCTTGCGCGGTCGGGGATATATAACACCGGAAGATGTGAAAGCGATCGGGCTCGATGTCCTGCGCCACCGAATTATAGTTACATATGAAGCCGAAGCCGAAGAGAAAACCTCGGATGATATCGTGAAACAGATTTTTGATACCATTGAAGTTCCATGA
- a CDS encoding hypothetical protein (Evidence 5 : Unknown function) encodes MLKNLSGAFLPVIFSVFVFSTKAGELSLSAQMDRNDIPFEGKVGLAIEIKWQGGLDRYAFGLLPLPSAQGLQVMGTTSAISSDMESGKEVTTRKFHYDFKPTRAGIGTIEPIVLKYVSMPDSVPGELTTQQFQVSIAQPLPKPEKSNIGRNAAIAGAVVILLAALTFWWKERKKKSLPEEPALTPEAKFAEQLIILKKEAASDRKVFFTRLYKILVEYIENKYSVSQAGKSAPAVVEQLNGMEIETGKKEKLIEWITVAEREKYAPISGVPGDTIRMISELEDFFGK; translated from the coding sequence ATGTTAAAGAATCTCTCGGGCGCGTTTTTGCCGGTCATTTTTTCAGTTTTCGTCTTTTCGACAAAAGCCGGTGAATTGTCTTTGTCGGCGCAAATGGATCGGAATGATATCCCATTTGAGGGGAAAGTCGGGCTCGCTATCGAAATCAAGTGGCAGGGAGGGCTGGATAGGTATGCCTTCGGACTTTTACCATTGCCCTCGGCGCAGGGACTTCAGGTAATGGGGACAACCTCGGCGATTTCAAGTGATATGGAATCGGGGAAGGAAGTTACGACCCGCAAATTTCATTATGACTTCAAACCGACTCGGGCCGGAATCGGAACCATCGAGCCGATCGTGTTGAAATATGTCTCGATGCCGGATTCAGTTCCGGGCGAATTGACGACTCAGCAGTTCCAGGTTTCTATCGCCCAGCCGCTTCCCAAACCTGAAAAGTCGAATATTGGAAGAAATGCCGCTATTGCAGGAGCGGTCGTCATATTGCTGGCGGCCCTGACGTTTTGGTGGAAAGAACGAAAGAAGAAATCATTGCCGGAAGAGCCGGCCCTGACGCCGGAAGCGAAATTCGCGGAGCAACTTATCATTTTGAAGAAGGAAGCGGCGTCGGATAGGAAAGTTTTTTTCACTCGCTTGTATAAAATTCTTGTGGAATATATTGAAAACAAGTACTCGGTGTCCCAGGCCGGGAAATCGGCGCCGGCAGTTGTGGAACAATTGAACGGCATGGAAATCGAGACCGGGAAAAAAGAAAAATTGATAGAATGGATAACGGTCGCGGAAAGAGAGAAGTATGCACCGATCAGCGGGGTGCCGGGCGACACGATTCGGATGATATCGGAATTGGAAGATTTTTTTGGAAAATAG
- a CDS encoding putative 4-Hydroxybenzoate polyprenyltransferase (Evidence 3 : Putative function from multiple computational evidences) has translation MRLIFPILQLVRVHNCLIAGVGVWLGGYLTHVGENNWRLLAASIAAALICAGGNALNDFFDLESDRTNHPNRPLVKGTIPIYIAIVVWMVSNLAAVIFLIFLNVYQIIVGLLAIILLVWYDIYIKKTVLWGNVAVAVLGGATFIFGGLFSPHSILGLPGVLVPALFAFLFHMGREIIKDIADYEGDKMHLIRSLPAVISPLGSLVLVSGLATILIVLTLYPLIPGWYRPAYGFIVILLVDIPLAATLIFIWFSQRVDRFALTSVLMKVMMILGMAAFLFGRR, from the coding sequence ATGCGTCTGATTTTTCCCATTTTACAGCTGGTCCGCGTTCATAATTGCCTGATTGCCGGAGTCGGCGTCTGGCTCGGCGGATACCTGACGCATGTTGGCGAAAATAATTGGCGCCTTCTGGCGGCCTCCATCGCGGCCGCCTTGATCTGCGCCGGCGGCAATGCCCTTAACGATTTTTTCGATCTGGAATCGGACCGGACCAATCACCCCAACCGGCCTCTGGTTAAAGGGACCATCCCGATTTATATCGCCATCGTAGTCTGGATGGTTTCCAATCTGGCGGCGGTAATATTTCTCATATTCCTGAATGTCTATCAGATTATTGTCGGGCTTTTGGCAATCATTCTTTTGGTTTGGTACGATATTTATATTAAAAAAACCGTTCTATGGGGAAATGTCGCGGTGGCGGTACTGGGTGGCGCGACTTTTATATTTGGCGGTCTGTTCAGTCCACATTCAATTTTGGGTTTGCCCGGCGTGCTGGTTCCGGCTCTGTTTGCCTTTCTCTTTCATATGGGGAGAGAAATAATAAAGGATATTGCCGATTACGAAGGGGATAAAATGCACCTGATCCGCAGTCTGCCGGCCGTCATTTCTCCCCTGGGCTCGTTGGTTCTGGTCAGCGGTCTGGCCACGATTTTAATAGTCTTGACATTATATCCCTTGATTCCGGGTTGGTATCGGCCGGCCTATGGTTTTATAGTCATTTTACTGGTTGACATTCCTCTCGCGGCGACGCTGATTTTTATTTGGTTTTCGCAACGCGTTGACAGATTTGCGCTTACGTCAGTGCTGATGAAGGTCATGATGATCCTCGGCATGGCCGCCTTTCTCTTCGGGCGCAGATAA